GTGATTAATTGTGTAGCACTACTCCACAGTAACTATGGCAACCTgggataatttttattttcaggatTTAATTCTCTTAGATATCAGTTGCCGTAGCCATGGCAACATTGTCTCATTCTTGCATATTTATATCAAGTCACACAATttaatttgtaagaaaaagaatgggttagggttagaggcTGGGTTAATGCTTATATCCTTTCTTACAAGTTTATTTACAATACGTGGAATGAAATTCGTATTTAattctagtaaaaaaaatactgtgagatcagacataaaaaaaagactcaaCTTTCCTTCCTTGAACCACTTAAAGAAATGAATGCAAATttctatgtgtgtatgtgtgtgtgtgtgtgtgtgtgtgtagtgtgtgtgaatgctccATTCCCATGCAGGCTGCCGTGCAGAGAAGCACCTGCTTCCGCAAGCCTGTGTGACACATTCCTAACCCGCTGATAAGCCTTGCACAGTCATATACAGGATTTCGTTTTGGGGTGTTTATAAAAACTGGGGTGGAAAATGTCCATATGAAGAGAAATGCTTGTCtgtggttttgttattttctccttcttcttcttcttcttgttttttttcttaagtcaAAACCATGATTGGTATTTCCTGTCCATGCTTTGATTACTCACTACACTCATATTCTCCTTATTAATCCAGGCCATTTCCATGTCAAAATTTAGTCTTAAGTAGATAAACAGATAtcaatttatcttttttttttaatctctatcTTCCTCCCTGTCTCCTTTTCAGCGGTTCGCGCTGACCGCATGCGAGGAGGGAGGAACAAGTTTGGCCCCATGTACAAACGAGACCGTGCTCTGAAGCAGCAGAAGAGAGCTTTGATTCGTGCAAGCACTTTCAAATTGGAGCACAACCCACCACTAGTGCCCTCCAACCAGGCAGAATATCCATTCCCAGGTTCAGTGCCTGGCTTGCTGGCCCCGCTCGGGCCTCCAGACTATGACTGCCCACCCGCGTGCCCCCCCTCTTTAGGGGTGGCCCTGCACAGCTACGGCTCCTTCCCAGCCCAGTATCAGTACACCACCCCGACCGTGCCCGGTAGATCCATCAAAGCAGAGCACCCAGATCCGTATTCTGGTTCTCCCGACTCGTCTCTCGGGTACTCCTATGCCGAGGGCTGCATTGCCGCCTCACCCCAGACCAGCCCTCTGAACCCAGCCGTGCCATCGCTGGTTCTGGAGCTGCTTAGCTGTGAGCCTGATGAGGAGCAGGTACTGCCCAAGAGTTTTGTGACCACAAATTGCAAAAGTGGCTTGCTAAAtattgttcttatttttttattttattacaatttggACAAATATTTAACCGCAGGATGTCCTCAAATTATCCTGCTATTTGAAAGCAGGACTACTCTCtaaaaagttttaatgttaGATGCAATACCAGTATCAGAACTTCGAATGATCGAATATAACAAATACTCATTAAAAACATCAAAAGTACCATAAAGCATGATATTCATACGAACCGACCAAGGTTAATGGGGTTCATTGAAAATGTTGACTAAAAATCATTCACTATTTCAAATCTTTGCATGAGACTGAAAAATCATGACAAAAATTTTCTCCCCAAATCTTCCTGTGTCACGTCTCAGCTtatcttttgtttctttctgaTCTCTCAGGTGAGAGCAAAGATATGTGCTTACCTGCAGCAGGAGCAGAGTGGGCGTGGAAAACTGGACAAACCCCGCCCCTCCAACTTGCTCTGCGTGATGGCGGACCAGACGCTGTTCTCTATCGTAGAATGGGCGAGAAGCTGCATCTTCTTCAAGGAGCTAAAGGTATGCTGCTGAAATGTAGGCATCTTAAAATTAGATTTTGCTTGATTAAGTTTGAAAGTATAAAATTGTgtcttttaaacatgttttattcttctttattAATAGTGACGTATTAATAATAAAGACACTTTTTTATCAGTTGCACAAGTTAGTTTCTACAATTGCTTATGCTATAGCaactataaacatttatttatgcaccagcctctctctctctctattctaATGAACATgttggcggcatggtggtgtataTGGTGGTTTGTACCGTGGCCTCGCGGCTTAAGAGTTGGGGGTTCGAGTCCTGCTCTTGGTCTGCGAGTGTGGAGTTTGCACATGGAGTTTCCTTAAATAGTCCTGAGCCATGTGGGTTGTCCGGTCGGCATTTCCAAGTTGTCTGTAGTAGATTGTCCATTGGCATACACTGTCCATTGTTGCTTGTGTCCTAAGTCAagtgggatagactccaggcttcCCATGAACTTGTATAGAATAAGTGGTGTAAAAGGAAAGTGAGTAAAAAGTTCTCCtggaactggagactccttccatgaatgTTAAAGAAACCCCTTGTTGTAAACATCACTAAGtctacacattaaaaaaaaaaaaaaaaaaaaaagtatttatgcATAGTGTCCGCCATTTTCAGCAACCCTGACAATGCTTTAACAAGACCGTGTTTGAAATTAAAAGACAGTTGAGTAGCAGCGTTACATAATGTTCAGTGTTGTGGCTTTGCCTTTGTCTTGACTGAGCCGGTTTGTTATGGGCAAAGGGCGATATTATGTCGCCAGGTCCTGAACCGCACCACTGATAATGTTAAAGAACACTGAGACAAGTAGCTAGATTGCTTTCGCCACCACGGAAACCTGATAACTGCAGATTACGGAATTCTAGGTTTATACTGACATAGAAAGTCTTTAAGAGCGTTCCTGATCAATAGTATCATCCTTGGTGATGTTTGTAAACTCAAGCAGCTTTTACAGAGTGAAATGTCACTCTGCCCTTCTATTCAGATTAATATAGAGAGTTGTGTTTGTTATGTTTTAACTAGTAAGATTTAAAATTCTGTGCATAAAATTTCTATCAAAATTTAATTCCATCCAAATTACTATTTTATTCTGCAGAACGAAAATATCCACGTCACACCATACAGAAAAGGTACAATTGTTGGGATAATGCTTTGGGATGAGGGTGTGGTTAGGGGTGGGGTTAGCATTCATATGTGTTCATTCTAATAAtttctaataattttattagaaattaaattttttacaaaatggaAACATAACCTTGATCATGAGAAATTTCTCAGACACGCAaccaaaatatcaatattttcCATACATTAAGGGGGGCTGGGAATCACTCAGGGAACATGCGATACGATATTATTGATTCGAATTGTATTGCGATTGCGAtcagtattgtgattttataaatattccaaATCAAtatcttcttttatattttgttacatttctaaacaaacctGGCAAATTACAGTGCCGCGTTGTGCTGACTGCTAATGTGTGAACAGTTTacagtgcgccacctgtagtaTTActgaggaactgcaacattctACCCACTCATATGCAAACATatatcaattaaaaataaatttttacaactaaatcttttatttaattaattgctACACAAAGGAATCATGATCCATCGCTTTATCGACTTTTCGCCCATCTCTAATATATACACTTTACAAATCTTCCATGGACACACGTGTTATAAACGGAGAATTTCCCCACATTGTGTAAGATACGTCTTCAGCTTTAGCACAGCTACTGAGTTGCAGCCCAGAACATGGGAGTGTGTTTGCGAAGCACAATAGATTTCTTGTTGCTCTGATAGCTGAAGTTATACATTGTTAAGAATAGACCGATGCCAGCTGATACTCAGACGTTTTGGATCCACGGTCTTAAATGTTGTTAAAGAAATGGAGTCATCTCACAGATAAGCCTGTGTGTTAGGAGACAAAACAGATTTCGCACACATCTGTTATGTCGCGAAcgataaaacaattaaaaaataataataataaaaagaaaaacaaccacGTGATAGTGTATCTCGACCAGCAACGTTTAAATCAATATCACAGATGCAGCCATGACTACAGCTGTGTGTTTGCATGATGGAGCAGGTGAATGCGTTGACCAGGCTTGACtccagtatacacacacacacacacacacacacatggctttTTCTCTACTGTTTAATTACATTCCACGCTGCAGATAGCTCAGGAATTCAGCTCTCCCGCTCCTCCAGATCTCGACACGCATTGTTCCAAAGCGCTGAAAGCTTTTCCCGAGGCACCTACAAAAAAGCGCCTGTGTTGATTGAATGTtggtgtgttcgtgtgtgttgAACGAGGATAGAAAAAAGGGAGCGTGTGTGTTCTTCTGTGGGAGGTGTTGCTGAATGTCGGTACCGCAGTGGTGGGCGAGACAGggaaatgaattttaaattgtTAGCCGAGAATTTCACTAAGCTTCTACTTCTAGCTAGGTTTTCTAGTCGTGTACAAGAGTGTTCACTTTAAGTTACATTACATTagtttgtatcttttttttaaatgatctctaaaccaattataataataatatacagcatttggcagacttacttttttttggcagagcgacttatatttaatcaaactttacatctgagcagttaaggggttaagggccttgttcaggggcccaacagtgctggtgctggggtttgaacctgagacttTTCGATCAGtggtccaacaccttaaccgctgcctatctatttatcttttaGATGTAATAATAGTCACAATCTGCAAATGAAATatgattcttttttatattattattattataaactgttCATGAACCGTGACATAACATTGACTTTCTTTCATTATGGTGTAACCCAGTGAAATTCGGTTAGCGCTGGAGGCTAAGATGCTAGAAGCACTTGATAAAATTTTGACCAAAACGTTTGAGTTAAATGTGGATTTTCTTGATGGACTTGTCTTGTTGTCATGTCGCTGCGTGTCTGTTTAAAGACTCAAAGCCTAGCTAAATCGATCGCCTCAATCAACAGCTAGCTTATGCTCCGTGTCTGGATTTCCCAGTTGCTTAGCAACAGAGTTCTCAAGGTTTTCACCCAGGAGTGAATTTTGTGTCAGCGTTTGAAAGCATTGTATGTGCACTGCCCCATATGGACGCATCTTCATAATGACCCTTTGAGTGAACTCTAATCTATTAAACACATGTTTATCTCTAACGAGGACTGTAAGCACGGCTCATTTGTTTTGGGttacatttacatcatttaatttctaTCACTACCTATATCATCTACATAGTTATTTCAAAATATATCAACACTTTCTATAGTAGGAACACATCACTTCTGGTTTGTAATGAGTGcctataaatatactgtatataatattttatagattGGTAAATCCTGATAGAATTAAGAGCCTCGATGTGGTTAAGGCAAGATTTCTTTTGGTCTCGCACAGGTCGGAGATCAGATGCAACTTCTGCATAACTGCTGGAGCGAGCTCCTGCTTCTGGATCATGTCTTTCGACAGGTGCATCATGGGAGAGACAATACACTTCTACTCATCACTGGCCAAGAGGTAAGAGTGTCACTCTTCTTAAAacccttaaaatgtaaaatgtatatacagtatatgtggaaGCCTTGCTGGTGTGGATTCGGGCTTTTTACAGATGTCAGGTagaagttatcattacttttataacgcGCAAATTTTAGCActactggaatatgggaatgaagtcgcaaaaatgtagaactctcaaaatgagcatattattattagtagtaatagtattattagtattattgttgtttggtcatagacaaaaatgaaaaaatatagttggttttaaaataaaattcagttcatcatagtGCCTAGGTTGTGTAAATATCGccataatggctaaaatgcccTGAGTTGTCGGTAGATTCAGAAAGCTTGTACTAGCTATGACGTGAACGATCCTAGCCTAGCTTGGGTGCTAGGCTTTGAAGGAAACAGCAAAACCGAGAGCtttaaagagttaaaaaaaaaattaagtatcaaagaaaacacacaaagaaaatattattaagggaaaaaacagCCTTTAAAATTCAACTCaccaatataattttttaaggaaggctgaagaaggtttaaagacttttttgcatttatcaattaacatttgaatttgaataccGAAAATGCTCTGTAGcttgttattgttaaataaaaaagccGAGTACTTTGACGGAAAGCTCATCATCTTCCCTCAATAGTTTTTGTGTTTCAGGTTGCTTGTATGTATTCCCTTTACGTTGTGGAAAGGTTTAGATTTTATGGTTAAACAATTAGCTGGTCGTCAGTGATTGAATTCCGTAGGAGATTTTAGGTCATATTGGTAATTGTGTCCTTTCTGCGCATGCTAGCCAGCTGACCAACTTGGGCTAATTCAACAGGATTTCTGGGGGGATTTAAAGGAAGCATAGTCATAGATTAGTGCCGTTTTACTGCTAACACTGCTAACATTTTACTGCTACTGCTGTACACCATGAGTTAACTGTACGCCAAAGATGATTTTAGTTTATAAGGAGGTTCCTTTGCAATATTATTGTAACAGTTAATGGAAAACATTGGGTAATTTGCTGTTGTTTGCAACAGGATAATAAATCTAGCTGGCTGATGCTAACACATTCATAAATGTTAATCTTTGATTCTGCTTAACCACTCCAAATATGCTAACCCGTGATTTCCCAGAATGTCTTTTTACAGTCATACAACAAATTTTTTGCTTTGTGTTTGAAAGAGGGTTTTGCTAATTCCGTCATTGCGGTGTGTGTTGCAGGTTGAGCTCGCGGGCGTCGTGTCTGACTCGGGTCTGACTCTCTCGAGTCTCGTGCAGAGGGGACAGGAACTGGCGCGGCGGCTGCAGCTGCTCCAGGTCGACCGGCGTGAGATGGCCTGTCTCAAGTTTCTCGTCCTCTTCAATCCCAGTAAGTCTTGCaccacagttaaaaaaaaaaaaaacaactgttatGAAGGCTAACTCTACTGTTTATGTGTGGTTATAACAATTGTCATTGATTGTAGACTTATGTCAATTGTCAGGAACAGTGTATATAGGGTTATGTCAGGTTGTCAGGAACAGTGTATGTAGGGTTATGTAAGGAACATGGTATGAGTGTTTATATCAGTTGTCAGGATCAGTGTATGTATGCTTACTGTATGTCACTTGTCAGTAACAATGTATGCAGTAAGTCATGGTAAACTAACAGGGAtgctgtatgtatgtttatgtCAGTCGTCAGGAATTGTATAGAGTATGAAGGCTTATGTTAGCAGTCACAAATAGGTATATGTCAATTCTCAGGAATGTGTGTATACATCATACGTACTTACAAATCTATCCAATATTGAGACAAGTGAAATAGAATCGTCTAATTCCACCCTGAGAAATCTACCAGACTTTCCCCTTAATTTATTGCACTCATTAATGTAAATGACATTTTGCATAAACATTCTAAATTGTATTAAAAGCAGAAGGGCAACATAAAGAAATGCTTGAATAGGGAGGGATATTTCATTAAATGATCATTGTTGGACAATGTTGCTTTAGCCCATAGaaaaacatgtctttttttcctccggggaaaaaaaaaaaaaaaaaaaaaaattattggctGCAGGGCACAAAGCAtgcagaggaaagaaaaaaaaaaaaaaaaaagcatgagtcCAAAAGCATTTTCCATTTCGACTCTGTGTCACATTCAGTCTTTCTCGCTCCATCTGGAAATGGAAACAGGTTTTATTG
This region of Clarias gariepinus isolate MV-2021 ecotype Netherlands chromosome 9, CGAR_prim_01v2, whole genome shotgun sequence genomic DNA includes:
- the nr5a1a gene encoding steroidogenic factor 1a isoform X2 is translated as MEFTTEEDLEELCPVCGDKVSGYHYGLLTCESCKGFFKRTVQNNKRYTCNQNQDCGIDKTQRKRCPFCRFQKCLSVGMRLEAVRADRMRGGRNKFGPMYKRDRALKQQKRALIRASTFKLEHNPPLVPSNQAEYPFPGSVPGLLAPLGPPDYDCPPACPPSLGVALHSYGSFPAQYQYTTPTVPGRSIKAEHPDPYSGSPDSSLGYSYAEGCIAASPQTSPLNPAVPSLVLELLSCEPDEEQVRAKICAYLQQEQSGRGKLDKPRPSNLLCVMADQTLFSIVEWARSCIFFKELKVGDQMQLLHNCWSELLLLDHVFRQVHHGRDNTLLLITGQEVELAGVVSDSGLTLSSLVQRGQELARRLQLLQVDRREMACLKFLVLFNPNVKLLENQALVESVQEQVNSSLLEYTLTSYPQHVDRFSQLVLRLPEVRALSAQAEEYLSSKHLSGDVPCNNLLIEMLHAKRATTI
- the nr5a1a gene encoding steroidogenic factor 1a isoform X1; the protein is MLEAQSKGSVMEFTTEEDLEELCPVCGDKVSGYHYGLLTCESCKGFFKRTVQNNKRYTCNQNQDCGIDKTQRKRCPFCRFQKCLSVGMRLEAVRADRMRGGRNKFGPMYKRDRALKQQKRALIRASTFKLEHNPPLVPSNQAEYPFPGSVPGLLAPLGPPDYDCPPACPPSLGVALHSYGSFPAQYQYTTPTVPGRSIKAEHPDPYSGSPDSSLGYSYAEGCIAASPQTSPLNPAVPSLVLELLSCEPDEEQVRAKICAYLQQEQSGRGKLDKPRPSNLLCVMADQTLFSIVEWARSCIFFKELKVGDQMQLLHNCWSELLLLDHVFRQVHHGRDNTLLLITGQEVELAGVVSDSGLTLSSLVQRGQELARRLQLLQVDRREMACLKFLVLFNPNVKLLENQALVESVQEQVNSSLLEYTLTSYPQHVDRFSQLVLRLPEVRALSAQAEEYLSSKHLSGDVPCNNLLIEMLHAKRATTI